Proteins from a single region of Trichoderma asperellum chromosome 3, complete sequence:
- a CDS encoding uncharacterized protein (TransMembrane:1 (n17-29c33/34o477-505i)~EggNog:ENOG41~SECRETED:SignalP(1-33)) — translation MASRSSCGLFWPIHAPVLSILLSITLLCLGVSAQPSDNLNAKVWAVVAYINHGEKTPTFGGLRNVLTPTGARQMWRQGSAFRNRYLGSRNSTTFSNTTGNTKIQGISTDAISNDQLTILSQTDEWVSGGAMAFLQGLYPPNPNAFNSLAGGREVAQDLFASPDPIDYPLGGYQYPNIETLSMTDSNSVAIQGTSQCWAWDSNVNAIKLDDPMGRFRSTQSLYTSLFATPPLKGTIPNASVNYWNAYGIYEYVNYMNTHNATVTAGLGFANDTIAVLRANAFELERTKNGDTLKDNPTFAYNNISTIAGQTLAMQIASSLSATSIGVGTPLTLMFGSYEPMLAFFSLIGLYSTENLLSGPFSTLPNPGSAMIFELIGTNPGDVNAMPSPQDFMLRFTYRANADVGEPFSAYPLTSMGFDSQMIPYTSFLGQLQAFTQDSVQWCTTCRAIFAPWCSTSADASPSDPSSTSESSSVSAPVAGVIGAMVTLAVTGLAGLALYMLGFCAFGRRSKPSLRSGSPGGFKGSDKRASDVDVTVTDRGMRHERIGSWELRDGSGEPPVGSADVATANLGRNLDDDEISLTGVQPVKIHETV, via the exons ATGGCCTCTCGTTCAAGCTGCGGCCTCTTTTGGCCTATACATGCTCCAGTTCTGTCAATCTTGCTTTCAATCACGCTGCTGTGTCTCGGCGTCTCGGCACAGCCTAGTGACAATCTCAACGCCAAAGTTTGGGCAGTCGTTGCATATATTAATCATGGAGAAAAGACTCCCACTTTCGGCGGCTTGCGAAATGTTCTTACACCCACGGGAGCTCGTCAAATGTGGAGGCAAGGAAGTGCTTTCCGAAACCGCTACTTGGGCAGTCGTAACTCCACTACCTTTTCTAATACAACGGGGAACACAAAGATTCAGGGAATCTCTACAGATGCCATCAGCAATGATCAGCTCACCATCTTGTCTCAGACAGATGAATGGGTTTCTGGAGGTGCTATGGCTTTCCTACAGGGCTTATACCCGCCCAATCCCAACGCTTTCAACAGCCTTGCTGGGGGTCGAGAGGTGGCTCAAGATCTCTTTGCCAGCCCAGATCCGATTGACTATCCTTTGGGAGGTTATCAGTATCCTAATATTGAGACTCTGTCAATGACAGACTCAAACTCCGTTGC CATCCAAGGTACTAGCCAATGCTGGGCTTGGGATAGCAACGTAAACGCGATAAAGCTGGATGATCCTATGGGACGCTTTAGGTCAACTCAAAGTCTCTACACGTCTCTCTTTGCCACACCACCTCTCAAAGGCACGATACCCAACGCCTCGGTGAATTACTGGAACGCGTATGGCATATACGAGTATGTAAATTACATGAATACTCACAATGCGACTGTCACAGCTGGGTTAGGATTCGCCAACGACACCATCGCTGTGCTCAGAGCCAATGCCTTCGAATTGGAGCGTACTAAGAATGGGGACACTTTGAAAGATAATCCAACATTCGCCTACAACAACATCTCTACCATTGCTGGACAAACTCTTGCTATGCAGATTGCAAGCTCGCTCAGTGCTACCAGCATAGGGGTTGGCACACCACTGACACTCATGTTTGGTTCTTACGAGCCCATGCtggctttcttctccctaaTAGGCCTCTATTCCACGGAAAATCTGCTTTCTGGCCCATTCTCCACGCTTCCAAACCCTGGCTCGGCCATGATCTTTGAATTAATCGGCACAAACCCGGGTGACGTAAACGCAATGCCTTCGCCTCAAGATTTCATGCTTCGGTTCACATATCGAGCCAATGCCGATGTTGGCGAGCCATTCTCGGCCTATCCCCTCACTTCGATGGGCTTTGATAGCCAGATGATTCCTTATACCTCTTTCTTGGGTCAGCTTCAGGCCTTCACCCAGGACTCTGTACAATGGTGCACCACTTGTCGAGCCATCTTTGCTCCCTGGTGCAGTACAAGCGCCGATGCGTCTCCCTCAGATCCTTCCTCTACCAGTGAAAGCTCCTCAGTGAGTGCACCTGTTGCTGGCGTCATCGGTGCCATGGTGACACTGGCCGTGACTGGCCTTGCTGGACTTGCTCTCTACATGCTTGGATTCTGCGCCTTTGGACGTCGATCCAAGCCCAGTCTACGTAGCGGCTCTCCAGGCGGCTTCAAAGGATCAGATAAGAGAGCTAGCGATGTTGATGTCACCGTTACGGATCGCGGTATGCGGCATGAAAGGATTGGCAGCTGGGAGCTGAGAGATGGATCGGGCGAGCCTCCGGTAGGGTCTGCTGATGTAGCGACAGCCAATTTGGGGCGGAAtctggacgacgacgaaatCAGTCTAACAGGAGTCCAGCCGGTGAAAATCCACGAGACTGTTTGA